In Plasmodium vinckei vinckei genome assembly, chromosome: PVVCY_13, a single genomic region encodes these proteins:
- a CDS encoding tetratricopeptide repeat protein, putative — translation MLRLRRFNKLWTRFIFLNVRNFCENKKIHYNGPKDTYINSGLELKNEDTEKLISLMKESLKLKLLTCTYYSEEIGKHYLELAILEHKNLLLNDSKNHYLKSYEIYKKIHSENSIMCANIQTYIGVIYKDLGDLKASEEFLQLSLANKKLICSDKNYLIVDTLNNLGSLYQHKKNYTTSIEYFEECIRILLSSSINLHKNEQIALCYYNLSFSYIGINDINSAITCLIRSYQMAQNAFGPDHMLTVRIKTLWKRLENETVEEK, via the coding sequence atgcTTAGGTTGCGACgctttaataaattatggacaagatttatttttttgaatgtTCGTAATTTTTGTGAGAATAAAAAGATTCATTACAATGGGCCAAAggatacatatataaattcagggcttgaattaaaaaatgaagatacAGAAAAGTTAATAAGTTTAATGAAAGAGagtttaaaattaaaacttTTGACATGTACATATTATTCCGAAGAAATAGGGAAACATTATTTAGAACTAGCAATATTagaacataaaaatttattattgaaTGATTCGaaaaatcattatttaaaaagttatgaaatatataaaaaaatacatagtGAAAATAGTATAATGTGTGCAAATATACAAACATATATAGGTGTTATTTATAAAGATTTAGGTGATTTAAAAGCATCAGAAGAATTTTTACAACTTTCATtagcaaataaaaaattaatatgtagtgacaaaaattatttaattgtgGATACACTTAATAATCTTGGATCTTTATAtcaacataaaaaaaattatacaacatcaattgaatattttgaagaatgtataagaatattattatcatcatcgatcaatttacataaaaatgaacaaatagCTTTATgctattataatttatcattttcttaCATAGgaataaatgatattaatTCTGCAATAACATGTTTAATACGTTCATATCAAATGGCTCAAAATGCTTTTGGTCCTGATCATATGCTAACAGTTCgaataaaaacattatgGAAGCGATTGGAAAATGAGACAGTAGAAGagaaatga